One uncultured Carboxylicivirga sp. genomic window, CCTGAGCATCCATCTGATGCAAGCCTCTTGAGAATTTCTTATTCTTATTATTATCGCTATCTGAATCCTGATTATTGGCTTCGATAGATTGATCAACCGGAGTGATAATTATATTATTCACCCCTACCAATTTAATTTGCTCCAACACTTCCTGTTGGGCTCCTTTACCTATTGCCAACATACTAATTACAGCAGCTACACCAAACATGATACCTAATGCAGTAAGAAAAGACTTGACTTTATTAGACAGAATGGCTTCAACAGCTATTATAACATTATGCGAATAGCGTAAATATAATTTACTAGGTGACTTAATCTTTTTCATGATAAAAAATTCAGATGAGATTTAGTTAACAGTCAGACTATCTTTTTCCATCGACTTCAAACGAGAATAAATCTCTAATCCTTCAAAAGGCATCTCATCTGGTTTATCAGGCTGATTCATCAGAAGGATCTCTCCTTCATTCACACCTTCGTTTAATACAACAAAATTTTCATTGGCGGCTCCCAAGGCTACTATTTGTTTTTTTACCTGACGACCTTCAACAAAAACATAACTTAATGTATCATTTGAAAATACAGCTTCCATTGGAACATATAAAACATCCTCAAGATCAGCTGTATTAATAATATTACTGGTTGTCATTGCAGGACGTAAATCCTTATCGTAACCTTCCACTTTTACAGTAACCTCAAAAACTTTTGCATCGCCATTAGGTATAACCTGTCCTATGTTGGCTACTTTAATTACCTCTCCATCAAAACTCTTTTCTGGAAAGGCATCAATTCCGATTGTCACCTTCTGGCCAATCTTAATTTTCGAAATATCAATTTCATTAATAAAGGTTTTGGAGATCATACTGCTCAAATCAGGTAATTCAGCAATTTGAGGACGCCAGCGACTGATGGTTGCACCAGCCTTAATTTTCTTCCCAAACCGATCGTAACTATATATGACCAAACCTGGTTTTGGAGCTTTTACTTCAAGCTGATCAAACAATTTATCAATGTCATCAATACGCTTTTGCTGCTTTCTAACTTGTTCAAAAGCTCTGAATACTTTGTACTCATCTTGCTTTTGCTTCAGTGAATAATTGCTTTCTTTCTGATCCAAATCGCGTTTTGTCCGCTCCACATCCAACTGTGCCTGACGGCGAACTGCAGGAGACTCATAAACGGACTGATCCAAAACAATTTTCTTTTCTTCAAGATCAACCATCGCATTTAATAATTCATCACGAAGAGTACTTAAATTAAGATTCGTATCAATCTTTGCATCTTCGTAGGCATTATAAGCTGTCTCATACTCTTCTGCTGCTTTGGTTCTCAATTCTTCAACAGCAGCATGATCAAGTGTGGCAACATACCCTCCTGAATCAACTTCTGTTCCTTCCTCAACAATGCTCGTAACCTTAATCTCATAAAGATCAATATTGCGACTGTTCATCTCCTGAGGTAATACAATTAATTCGGAGTTTTCTGTTTGGAGTTGACCGGTTGAGTATACTTGTGAAATAAAGTTACCTTTTATAACCGGTGTACTTAAGTAATTTGAAACATCTGTTTTGGCAGGGGTGAAAATAAAAATTGCCAAAAAAATTAACACAAGGGTGCTAAGGATAAAGTAGGTTTTCTTATTCAACTTCATTTTTTAAGGGTTTAGACTACGATGATAGCCAAAATAAATTATTATTAACATAAAAGGCTCGTTAAAACAACGAGCCTTCCTGTTAAATATTGTTAACTACGAATTAAATTATTGACTTTATATCCGAGATAATACTCTGAGCAAGCTCATTTGCATCTTCCATTGTCTTTGCTTCAGCATAAATACGAATAATTGGTTCGGTGTTACTTTTTCTTAACTGAACCCATTTTTCAGCAAAATCAATTTTCAATCCATCAGCATCATTGATTTGCTCATTTGAATATTTGTCCTTGATTTGTTCCAGTATCTTATCAACATCAATTCCAGCGGTTAATTCAATCTTGTTTTTAGAGATACAATACTCAGGATATTTAGCGCGTAAAGCAGAGCAACTGATTCCGGCTTTAGCAAGATGAGTAAGAAACAAACCAATACCAACCAGCGCATCTCTACCATAATGACTTTCGGGATAGATAACACCTCCATTGCCTTCACCACCAATTAACGCATTTGTTTCTTTCATGGTGGTAACAACATTTACTTCTCCAACGGCAGCTGCAGTATATTCACCTCCATAAGCCCGTGTAACATCAGCCAGTGCACGCGTTGATGATAAGTTTGAAACGGTATTACCTGTTTTATGAGCCAAAAGATAATCAGCCACCGCAACCAACGTATATTCTTCTCCAAACATCGAACCATCTTCATTAATGATTGCCAAACGATCTACATCCGGATCAACAACAAAGCCAACATCTGCCTTTTTCTCTTTAATCATATTTGAGATATCTGTCAAATGTTCTGGCAGCGGTTCAGGATTATGCGGAAATTGTCCGCTAGGCTCAGTATATAACTCAATCACTTCTGATACACCCAATGATTTAAGTAAACCAGGAAGAACAATTCCACCTACACTATTTACACAATCAATTGCTACAGTAAAATTGGCATTTTTAATAGCCTCAACATCAACCATCTCCAGATTCAATACATGCTGAATATGAAAATCATTATATGAATCTTTTTCTTCTACTTGTCCTAATTCATCTACATCGGCAAATACAAAACTTTCTTCTTCAGCAATTTTAAGCACCTCTGCTCCATCATTGGCACTTAAAAACTCACCCTTCTCATTTAAAAGCTTTAAAGCATTCCATTGTTTTGGGTTATGACTGGCAGTAAGGATGATACCTCCGTTGGCTTTTTCTTCAGTAACAGCAATCTCGGTGGTTGGTGTGGTCGCCAATCCGATATTTACTACATCAATACCCAAGCCTTGCAAACTGCCGATCACAAGGTTTTTTACCATCTCTCCTGAGATGCGGGCATCACGGCCAACAACAACCTTGAGTTTCTTGCCAGGATGACGAAGCTTAGCCCATTGTCCGTAAGCCGAAGTAAACTTAACAACGTCCAATGGAGAAAGGCCTTCTCCGGTTTTTCCTCCGATTGTTCCCCTGATACCTGAAATAGATTTAATTAAAGTCATAAATAATGTATTTGTTTTGCTGAGGCACAAAATTGAATCATTTTTTTAACAATGCAAATGATATATGATAGGCTTTTCATTCTGTTTGACAGGATTTCACATTTAATTAACGAATAAAAATACCAATTATTGATAAAAAGACTTCCAATCAAACATTTTTTCATTAAAAGCTAAGGTATGGCAACTGTTTTTTTATCAACTTTGCATTTTGCAATTTATACATACAAAACAAATGCGTAACGAGCGTAATTTTAAGCGAAAGCCAGCGCGTAAATTTGGCGAACAGGAGGAGAAAGAAGAGCGTAGACATTCTGCCAAAAAGGTGGTTAAAAAAAGTCAATCTGAAATCGCTAATCAACCTCCTAAAAATAACGAAACAGACAAACCGGTTCCTAAAGATAAAATCCGGTTAAATCGTTTTGTGGCGAATGCCGGAATATGTAGTCGTCGTGAAGCAGATAAGTTAATTGCAGGTGGTGAAATTACTGTTAACGGCAAAGTGATTACTGAAATGGGCGTTAGCGTATCGATGAAAGATGACGTTCGTTATCAGGGCAAGAAGCTGAATGCTGAAAAGAAAGTTTATGTTCTTTTAAATAAGCCGAAAGATTACGTTACAACCGTTGAAGACAAGCATGCCAAACATACAGTAATGGAGTTGGTGCAAGATGCTGCATCTGTTCGAATTTATCCAGTTGGCCGACTGGACCGTATGACAACCGGACTTTTACTTTTGACCAACGATGGTGATTTAACCAAAACACTTACACATCCTAAGTACAATGCGAAAAAGATTTATCATGTATTTACTGATAAACCTGTTTTTTCCAGTCACCTCGACCAATTGGCAAAAGGTATAACTCTAGAAGATGGTCCTATACATGCAGATGCCATCAGCTTTGCTGATAAAGATGACAAAACACAGGTAGGAATCGAAATCCATTCGGGTCGTAACCGTATTGTTCGTCGTATGTTTGAGCATCTGGGATATAAAGTTGTGAAGCTCGACCGTGTTTACTTTGCCGGTTTAACAAAGCAAAATATACCCCGTGGCAAATGGCGTTACCTGACTGTTAAAGAAGTAACCCGATTGAAAGCCGGGATGTTAAGATAAAATTAGAAGAGCCTTTATATTGGCTCTTTTTTTGTATTTTTCGCTTACTAACAAATATCGAGAAGTTACTATGCCTACCAAAGCTTCAAAATATCTGACATATTTCTTTCTCTCAATCCTCATAGCAGGTTTTACAAAAACCACCGCTCAGGAAATAAACGGGGTTGTAGTTGATGCCATAACCCGTCAATCGATACCTTTTGTAAATGTATCTTATGGAGATCAAAAAGGCACCATCACGGATATTGATGGCAAGTTTAAAATTGCCCAAATAGAATCAAATGACAACATTCGTTTTTCTTGTCTGGGTTATTACCCGTTTCAGCTAAAAAGTAATGAGATTGATCCCTTTCTAACCATAAAACTACAACCAATACAATACGAACTTGACGAAATTAATGTAGTTCCAGGTGAGAACCCTGCTGTTGCCATAATGAAAAATGTTATTGAAAACAGCGACCAACATAACCCTTCCTTATATCAACCCTTTAGTTGTATTCTCTATCATAAAATGATTGTTGAATATGATATGCTGGAAGAGATTAGAGAGGAAGAACTACCCAAACTAATGAATGATTTGGGATTAAGTAAAGACAGCTACCTGATGTTGTTTGAGTCGGTTTCGGAGAAAAGACATTTTAAGAAAGGAATGGATAAAGAACGGATTCTATCGGGGAGAGTCAGCGGCATGAAGAATGCTACACTTGCATCATTACCTGCAATGCTTCAACCATTCTCATTTTACGATCAATATCTGAAAATACTTGATAGCGACTATTTAAATCCAGCCTCGAAACCGGGTTTAAATAATTATTACTTTCAATTGCTCGACACTATTGTAGATAGCAAAGGAGATTCTATTTACTACATTTCGTACAACCCAAAACCCACTCAAAATTTCAGAGGACTATCCGGTACTTTTCATATACAACAGTCTGACTGGGCCATCAAAAGTGTAGTTGCCAAAACAGCAGGTTCCAACAAAGGTTTAAGTTTATACATCAAACAAAATTATCAACCAAACGAAGACGGATTCTGGTTTCCTCATCAGCTGGAAAGCAGTCTCGAATTTAAAAGCATTGGATCGTCTCAGCAACTTCCCTATCCTTTGGTTGGCAAAGGGAAAAGTTATGTAACAGCAATTAATACTAAACCTGATTTTACAGCCCGGGATTTTGATAATGTAGTTTTTGAAGATGCCACCCTGGCTCAAACATCACCCGAGGTCGGATTATACCGTTACGAGCCTCTTACAGCGCGTGATTCATTAACTTATCACTTGCTTGATAGCATAGGAAAAAGAGCGCACCTGGATGCCATTATTAATCTTCAGCTTTCAATGATTAAAGGTTATTTGCCCGCTGGTAAGTTTCAATTAGACCTACGACGTTTTTTCGATTACAATGATTTTGAAGGGTTCAAAATAGGTTTGGGTATTTATACGAGTCCAAAAATTTCAACAAAATTCTCAACTGGTGGATATATAACTTATGGCTTTGGAGATAAGGAATGGAAATACGGAGGATCTTTTTTTCTAACACCTTTTAAAAGAGATGAGAACCGATTTATTATCGATTACAAAGATGATGTATTTGCTACCGGAGAGCTAAGCTTTTTGGATGGTGTTCAAAAGAATTCGGCAGAGATATTCCGTGGCTTATTAACTGAAACCATGGATCGAACACAAGAAATTAAATTGGGTACTGAATTCCGCTTTCTGAGGTATTTTAAAACCGGATTGTATTATAAAAAAGCGTCAGTAACTCCGAAAAAAAGTTATCGTTTTTTAGAAACAGATGAAGTTGCTCCTGGATTTGATTTTCAGGAAGCCTCAGTGAAATTAATATGGGCAAATCGCGAAACATTTACCAACTCAGCACTTGGATTTCTTTCGGAAGGAACTAATTACCCAAAAGTATGGATAAACGGTACCTATGGAAAATGGCAGCAAAACGGTACTTTTAATTATCAGAAGCTGGAAGCACAGGTTGAAAAAACCTTTAACTACCCCAATGCCATGTATACAAATTTAAGAATACAGGGAGGTAAGTTATTTGGTGAATATCCATCAACTGTTATGTACAGTTCACTGGGATCGTATAAGAGATTTACCATTTTCATCCCTAACTCTTTTGCTACCATGCGACTGAATGAATTTGCAACAGAACAGTTCTCAGCTGTTTATTTCTCACATGGCATACCACTTGCATTAAATACCAACCAACGCATTAAACCAGAGATTATTCTTACCACAAATGCCGCCTGGGGTGAAGCACCCAATGGTATCAGTTCAATGGAAAAGGGCTATTATGAATCGGGATTCTATATACGAAACCTGCTTTCTAATTTTATTTTCCGATATGGGTTATCGGTTCATTACCGATATGGTCCGTATAAGCTGGATAAAGAAATTGACAACTGGGCTTTTAAACTGGGAGTGGAATTTGCTCTATAATCAATATGTCGATTATTCAATGAAATAATTCCGATTACCCAATGACAAAGTTTTTAAAAAGATGATAGTTTAACGCCTAATATGATTATTTTTTGAAGGCCGGAGGCCTGACTATAACAACATAGTACGTCAGTGCTATGTTTCCGGATAATTGCAGTAAACGGACACAAACAAAAAGGGCTGCGAGTAAACACAGCCCTTTCCTTTATTTCAAATTACCTCTTTTTATTTTTCCAAACGAGCAATACTTTCAGTAAGGGTTTTAATCTTAGCCTCAGCATCTGCTTGCTTCTGACGCTCTTTGGCAACCACTGCTTCAGGAGCACTACCTACAAAACGCTCGTTACCAAGCTTCTTCATCACTCCATTAAGGAATCCTTGCTGGTGAGCCAGTTCTTTACGCAATTTTTCCAATTCGGCTTCTACATCAATCATGCCATCCATCGGAACAAAATACTCATTTGTACGAGCCATAAACGACACGGCTCCTTCAGTTTTTTCAGATACCATTGTCATTTCACTGATGTTTGCCATCTTTACCAAAACAGCATCAAAGTCAGCAGCGTAATTCTCACCTCCCAGTACATCCAGATTCAAGGCATCTTTCATTGGAATATTTTTCTCCTTGCGAATAGTACGAATTCCTCCAACAGCCTCTTTCATGATCTCAAACTTATCCAGTAAGTCAGCATTCAAAGGCTTGGCAACAGGCATATCTGATACCATTATACTCTCTCCCTCTTTACGATCTTCCAAAGTCTGCCATATTTCTTCTGTTAAGAATGGCATGAAAGGATGCAACAATCGTAACATCTTATCGAAGAACTCCACTGTTGCTTTGTAAGTTGCTCCATCCAATGGTTGCTGATATGCAGGCTTGATAGCCTCCAGATACCAAGATGAAAACTCCTGCCAAAATACAGTGTAAACCGTCATCAAAGCATCAGATATACGATATTTCGAGAAATGATCGTTTACTATTTCAATGGTCTGATCCAGTTTGGCATCGAACCAGCTAATTGCTTGTTTCGCATATTCAGGCTGCTCAATAGAATTATCAATTTCCCAACCTTTCACCAAGCGAAAGGCATTCCATATTTTATTGGCAAAGTTACGTCCTTGCTCTGGCA contains:
- a CDS encoding DUF5686 family protein, with the translated sequence MPTKASKYLTYFFLSILIAGFTKTTAQEINGVVVDAITRQSIPFVNVSYGDQKGTITDIDGKFKIAQIESNDNIRFSCLGYYPFQLKSNEIDPFLTIKLQPIQYELDEINVVPGENPAVAIMKNVIENSDQHNPSLYQPFSCILYHKMIVEYDMLEEIREEELPKLMNDLGLSKDSYLMLFESVSEKRHFKKGMDKERILSGRVSGMKNATLASLPAMLQPFSFYDQYLKILDSDYLNPASKPGLNNYYFQLLDTIVDSKGDSIYYISYNPKPTQNFRGLSGTFHIQQSDWAIKSVVAKTAGSNKGLSLYIKQNYQPNEDGFWFPHQLESSLEFKSIGSSQQLPYPLVGKGKSYVTAINTKPDFTARDFDNVVFEDATLAQTSPEVGLYRYEPLTARDSLTYHLLDSIGKRAHLDAIINLQLSMIKGYLPAGKFQLDLRRFFDYNDFEGFKIGLGIYTSPKISTKFSTGGYITYGFGDKEWKYGGSFFLTPFKRDENRFIIDYKDDVFATGELSFLDGVQKNSAEIFRGLLTETMDRTQEIKLGTEFRFLRYFKTGLYYKKASVTPKKSYRFLETDEVAPGFDFQEASVKLIWANRETFTNSALGFLSEGTNYPKVWINGTYGKWQQNGTFNYQKLEAQVEKTFNYPNAMYTNLRIQGGKLFGEYPSTVMYSSLGSYKRFTIFIPNSFATMRLNEFATEQFSAVYFSHGIPLALNTNQRIKPEIILTTNAAWGEAPNGISSMEKGYYESGFYIRNLLSNFIFRYGLSVHYRYGPYKLDKEIDNWAFKLGVEFAL
- a CDS encoding pseudouridine synthase; translated protein: MRNERNFKRKPARKFGEQEEKEERRHSAKKVVKKSQSEIANQPPKNNETDKPVPKDKIRLNRFVANAGICSRREADKLIAGGEITVNGKVITEMGVSVSMKDDVRYQGKKLNAEKKVYVLLNKPKDYVTTVEDKHAKHTVMELVQDAASVRIYPVGRLDRMTTGLLLLTNDGDLTKTLTHPKYNAKKIYHVFTDKPVFSSHLDQLAKGITLEDGPIHADAISFADKDDKTQVGIEIHSGRNRIVRRMFEHLGYKVVKLDRVYFAGLTKQNIPRGKWRYLTVKEVTRLKAGMLR
- a CDS encoding efflux RND transporter periplasmic adaptor subunit; the protein is MKLNKKTYFILSTLVLIFLAIFIFTPAKTDVSNYLSTPVIKGNFISQVYSTGQLQTENSELIVLPQEMNSRNIDLYEIKVTSIVEEGTEVDSGGYVATLDHAAVEELRTKAAEEYETAYNAYEDAKIDTNLNLSTLRDELLNAMVDLEEKKIVLDQSVYESPAVRRQAQLDVERTKRDLDQKESNYSLKQKQDEYKVFRAFEQVRKQQKRIDDIDKLFDQLEVKAPKPGLVIYSYDRFGKKIKAGATISRWRPQIAELPDLSSMISKTFINEIDISKIKIGQKVTIGIDAFPEKSFDGEVIKVANIGQVIPNGDAKVFEVTVKVEGYDKDLRPAMTTSNIINTADLEDVLYVPMEAVFSNDTLSYVFVEGRQVKKQIVALGAANENFVVLNEGVNEGEILLMNQPDKPDEMPFEGLEIYSRLKSMEKDSLTVN
- the glmM gene encoding phosphoglucosamine mutase; its protein translation is MTLIKSISGIRGTIGGKTGEGLSPLDVVKFTSAYGQWAKLRHPGKKLKVVVGRDARISGEMVKNLVIGSLQGLGIDVVNIGLATTPTTEIAVTEEKANGGIILTASHNPKQWNALKLLNEKGEFLSANDGAEVLKIAEEESFVFADVDELGQVEEKDSYNDFHIQHVLNLEMVDVEAIKNANFTVAIDCVNSVGGIVLPGLLKSLGVSEVIELYTEPSGQFPHNPEPLPEHLTDISNMIKEKKADVGFVVDPDVDRLAIINEDGSMFGEEYTLVAVADYLLAHKTGNTVSNLSSTRALADVTRAYGGEYTAAAVGEVNVVTTMKETNALIGGEGNGGVIYPESHYGRDALVGIGLFLTHLAKAGISCSALRAKYPEYCISKNKIELTAGIDVDKILEQIKDKYSNEQINDADGLKIDFAEKWVQLRKSNTEPIIRIYAEAKTMEDANELAQSIISDIKSII